Proteins from one Desmodus rotundus isolate HL8 chromosome 9, HLdesRot8A.1, whole genome shotgun sequence genomic window:
- the GATAD2A gene encoding transcriptional repressor p66-alpha isoform X3 has product MPRSRFRMTEEACRTRSQKRALEQDPAEDDVESKKIKMERGSLASDLNTDGDMRVTPEPGGPAQGLLRGTEATAMGRGEEQAGDGPVDMRTSHSDMKSEKRAPSPDVIVLSDNEQPMSPRVNGLPKEALQETSTEALMKSSPEERERMIKQLKEELRLEEAKLVLLKKLRQSQIQKETTAQKPAGSTGSTVTTPPPLVRGTQNIPSSKPSLQTSSTRMPGSVIPPPLVRGGQQVSSKLGPQASSQVVMPPLVRGAQQIHNIRQHSSTGPPPLLLAPRASVPNVQIQGQRIIQQGLIRVANVPNTSLLVNIPQPSPASLKGTTATSAQGNSTSTSVTSVVTSGDSPASRQAAAKLALRKQLEKTLLEIPPPKPPAPEMNFLPSAANNEFIYLVGLEEVVQNLLETQAGRMSAAVVLSREPYMCAQCKTDFTCRWREEKGGAIMCENCMASNQKKALKVEHTSRLKAAFVKALQQEQEIEQRLLQQGPAPVQAKAEPTTAPHPALKQASSQLSRGSATAPRGVLHTFSQSPKLQNSASATALVSRTGRHSERAVSSGKGNATSNWKKAPLSTGGALAFVSPSLAVHKTSSSVDRQREYLLDMIPPRSIPQSATWK; this is encoded by the exons TTCAGAATGACTGAAGAAGCATGCCGGACACGGAGTCAGAAACGAGCACTTGAACAGGATCCAGCAGAGGACGATGTGgagagcaagaaaataaaaatggagagaggATCGTTGGCTTCAGATTTAAACACTGATGGAGACATGAGAGTGACgcctgagccaggaggcccaGCCCAAGGATTGCTGAGGGGGACCGAGGCGACGGCCATGGGCCGAGGTGAAGAGCAGGCAGGTGACGGGCCTGTGGACATGCGAACCTCACACAG TGACATGAAGTCTGAGAAGAGAGCCCCCTCGCCTGATGTGATTGTGCTCTCTGACAACGAGCAGCCCATGAGCCCGCGGGTGAATGGGCTTCCGAAGGAGGCCTTGCAGGAGACCAGCACTGAGGCCCTCATG AAAAGTAGTCCTGAAGAGCGAGAAAGGATGATTAAGCAGCTGAAAGAAGAATTACGGTTAGAAGAAGCAAAACTCGTTTTGTTGAAAAAGTTGCGGCAGAGTCAAATACAAAAGGAAACCACCGCCCAGAAG CCCGCAGGCTCCACTGGGAGCACTGTGACCACCCCTCCCCCGCTTGTGCGGGGCACCCAGAACATTCCTTCCAGCAAGCCATCACTTCAG ACCTCTTCAACGCGAATGCCTGGTAGTGTCATCCCACcacccctggtccgtggtgggcaGCAGGTGTCCTCGAAGCTGGGACCGCAGGCGAGCTCACAGGTCGTCATGCCCCCACTCGTCAGgggggcccag cAAATCCACAACATCAGACAACATTCCAGCACGGGGCCACCGCCGCTCCTCCTGGCCCCTCGGGCATCTGTGCCCAATGTGCAAATTCAGGGGCAGAGGATCATCCAGCAGGGCCTTATCCGTGTCGCCAACGTCCCCAACACCAGTCTGCTCGTCAACATCCCACAG ccctccccagcctcactgAAAGGAACGACAGCCACCTCTGCTCAGGGCAACTCCACCTCCACCAGCGTGACCTCTGTGGTCACATCTGGTGATTCTCCAGCCAGTCGGCAGGCGGCCGCCAAGCTCGCACTGCGCAAACAGCTGGAGAAGACGCTGCTTGAAATCCCCCCTCCCAAGCCCCCTGCCCCAGAGATGAACTTCTTGCCCAGTGCAGCCAACAACGAATTCATCTACCTGGTTGGCCTGGAGGAAGTGGTACAGAACCTGCTGGAGACACAGG CGGGCAGGATGTCAGCTGCTGTTGTGCTGTCCCGGGAGCCCTACATGTGTGCACAGTGCAAGACAGACTTCACGTGCCGCTGGCGGGAGGAGAAGGGTGGTGCCATCATGTGTGAGAACTGCATGGCGTCCAACCAGAAGAAGGCGCTCAAGGTGGAGCACACGAGCAGGCTGAAGGCCGCCTTCGTGAAGGCGCTGCAGCAGGAGCAAGAGATCGAGCAGCGCCTTCTGCAGCAGGGCCCTGCTCCTGTGCAGGCCAAAGCTGAGCCCACCACTGCCCCGCACCCCGCTCTGAAGCAG GCCTCCAGCCAGCTGTCCCGGGGCTCGGCCACAGCACCCCGAGGTGTCCTGCACACGTTCAGCCAGTCCCCCAAACTGCAGAATTCAGCTTCAGCCACAGCCCTCGTCAGCAGGACTGGCAGACATTCCGAGAGAGCTGTTAGTTCTGGCAAGGGCAATGCCACCTCCAACTGGAAGAAGGCACCCCTGAGTACAG
- the GATAD2A gene encoding transcriptional repressor p66-alpha isoform X1 → MPRSRFRMTEEACRTRSQKRALEQDPAEDDVESKKIKMERGSLASDLNTDGDMRVTPEPGGPAQGLLRGTEATAMGRGEEQAGDGPVDMRTSHSDMKSEKRAPSPDVIVLSDNEQPMSPRVNGLPKEALQETSTEALMKSSPEERERMIKQLKEELRLEEAKLVLLKKLRQSQIQKETTAQKPAGSTGSTVTTPPPLVRGTQNIPSSKPSLQTSSTRMPGSVIPPPLVRGGQQVSSKLGPQASSQVVMPPLVRGAQQIHNIRQHSSTGPPPLLLAPRASVPNVQIQGQRIIQQGLIRVANVPNTSLLVNIPQPSPASLKGTTATSAQGNSTSTSVTSVVTSGDSPASRQAAAKLALRKQLEKTLLEIPPPKPPAPEMNFLPSAANNEFIYLVGLEEVVQNLLETQAGRMSAAVVLSREPYMCAQCKTDFTCRWREEKGGAIMCENCMASNQKKALKVEHTSRLKAAFVKALQQEQEIEQRLLQQGPAPVQAKAEPTTAPHPALKQVIKPRRKLAFRSGEARDWSNGAVLQASSQLSRGSATAPRGVLHTFSQSPKLQNSASATALVSRTGRHSERAVSSGKGNATSNWKKAPLSTGGALAFVSPSLAVHKTSSSVDRQREYLLDMIPPRSIPQSATWK, encoded by the exons TTCAGAATGACTGAAGAAGCATGCCGGACACGGAGTCAGAAACGAGCACTTGAACAGGATCCAGCAGAGGACGATGTGgagagcaagaaaataaaaatggagagaggATCGTTGGCTTCAGATTTAAACACTGATGGAGACATGAGAGTGACgcctgagccaggaggcccaGCCCAAGGATTGCTGAGGGGGACCGAGGCGACGGCCATGGGCCGAGGTGAAGAGCAGGCAGGTGACGGGCCTGTGGACATGCGAACCTCACACAG TGACATGAAGTCTGAGAAGAGAGCCCCCTCGCCTGATGTGATTGTGCTCTCTGACAACGAGCAGCCCATGAGCCCGCGGGTGAATGGGCTTCCGAAGGAGGCCTTGCAGGAGACCAGCACTGAGGCCCTCATG AAAAGTAGTCCTGAAGAGCGAGAAAGGATGATTAAGCAGCTGAAAGAAGAATTACGGTTAGAAGAAGCAAAACTCGTTTTGTTGAAAAAGTTGCGGCAGAGTCAAATACAAAAGGAAACCACCGCCCAGAAG CCCGCAGGCTCCACTGGGAGCACTGTGACCACCCCTCCCCCGCTTGTGCGGGGCACCCAGAACATTCCTTCCAGCAAGCCATCACTTCAG ACCTCTTCAACGCGAATGCCTGGTAGTGTCATCCCACcacccctggtccgtggtgggcaGCAGGTGTCCTCGAAGCTGGGACCGCAGGCGAGCTCACAGGTCGTCATGCCCCCACTCGTCAGgggggcccag cAAATCCACAACATCAGACAACATTCCAGCACGGGGCCACCGCCGCTCCTCCTGGCCCCTCGGGCATCTGTGCCCAATGTGCAAATTCAGGGGCAGAGGATCATCCAGCAGGGCCTTATCCGTGTCGCCAACGTCCCCAACACCAGTCTGCTCGTCAACATCCCACAG ccctccccagcctcactgAAAGGAACGACAGCCACCTCTGCTCAGGGCAACTCCACCTCCACCAGCGTGACCTCTGTGGTCACATCTGGTGATTCTCCAGCCAGTCGGCAGGCGGCCGCCAAGCTCGCACTGCGCAAACAGCTGGAGAAGACGCTGCTTGAAATCCCCCCTCCCAAGCCCCCTGCCCCAGAGATGAACTTCTTGCCCAGTGCAGCCAACAACGAATTCATCTACCTGGTTGGCCTGGAGGAAGTGGTACAGAACCTGCTGGAGACACAGG CGGGCAGGATGTCAGCTGCTGTTGTGCTGTCCCGGGAGCCCTACATGTGTGCACAGTGCAAGACAGACTTCACGTGCCGCTGGCGGGAGGAGAAGGGTGGTGCCATCATGTGTGAGAACTGCATGGCGTCCAACCAGAAGAAGGCGCTCAAGGTGGAGCACACGAGCAGGCTGAAGGCCGCCTTCGTGAAGGCGCTGCAGCAGGAGCAAGAGATCGAGCAGCGCCTTCTGCAGCAGGGCCCTGCTCCTGTGCAGGCCAAAGCTGAGCCCACCACTGCCCCGCACCCCGCTCTGAAGCAG GTCATAAAACCCCGGCGTAAGTTGGCGTTCCGCTCAGGAGAGGCCCGCGACTGGAGTAACGGGGCTGTGCTACAG GCCTCCAGCCAGCTGTCCCGGGGCTCGGCCACAGCACCCCGAGGTGTCCTGCACACGTTCAGCCAGTCCCCCAAACTGCAGAATTCAGCTTCAGCCACAGCCCTCGTCAGCAGGACTGGCAGACATTCCGAGAGAGCTGTTAGTTCTGGCAAGGGCAATGCCACCTCCAACTGGAAGAAGGCACCCCTGAGTACAG
- the GATAD2A gene encoding transcriptional repressor p66-alpha isoform X4 — MTEEACRTRSQKRALEQDPAEDDVESKKIKMERGSLASDLNTDGDMRVTPEPGGPAQGLLRGTEATAMGRGEEQAGDGPVDMRTSHSDMKSEKRAPSPDVIVLSDNEQPMSPRVNGLPKEALQETSTEALMKSSPEERERMIKQLKEELRLEEAKLVLLKKLRQSQIQKETTAQKPAGSTGSTVTTPPPLVRGTQNIPSSKPSLQTSSTRMPGSVIPPPLVRGGQQVSSKLGPQASSQVVMPPLVRGAQQIHNIRQHSSTGPPPLLLAPRASVPNVQIQGQRIIQQGLIRVANVPNTSLLVNIPQPSPASLKGTTATSAQGNSTSTSVTSVVTSGDSPASRQAAAKLALRKQLEKTLLEIPPPKPPAPEMNFLPSAANNEFIYLVGLEEVVQNLLETQAGRMSAAVVLSREPYMCAQCKTDFTCRWREEKGGAIMCENCMASNQKKALKVEHTSRLKAAFVKALQQEQEIEQRLLQQGPAPVQAKAEPTTAPHPALKQASSQLSRGSATAPRGVLHTFSQSPKLQNSASATALVSRTGRHSERAVSSGKGNATSNWKKAPLSTGGALAFVSPSLAVHKTSSSVDRQREYLLDMIPPRSIPQSATWK; from the exons ATGACTGAAGAAGCATGCCGGACACGGAGTCAGAAACGAGCACTTGAACAGGATCCAGCAGAGGACGATGTGgagagcaagaaaataaaaatggagagaggATCGTTGGCTTCAGATTTAAACACTGATGGAGACATGAGAGTGACgcctgagccaggaggcccaGCCCAAGGATTGCTGAGGGGGACCGAGGCGACGGCCATGGGCCGAGGTGAAGAGCAGGCAGGTGACGGGCCTGTGGACATGCGAACCTCACACAG TGACATGAAGTCTGAGAAGAGAGCCCCCTCGCCTGATGTGATTGTGCTCTCTGACAACGAGCAGCCCATGAGCCCGCGGGTGAATGGGCTTCCGAAGGAGGCCTTGCAGGAGACCAGCACTGAGGCCCTCATG AAAAGTAGTCCTGAAGAGCGAGAAAGGATGATTAAGCAGCTGAAAGAAGAATTACGGTTAGAAGAAGCAAAACTCGTTTTGTTGAAAAAGTTGCGGCAGAGTCAAATACAAAAGGAAACCACCGCCCAGAAG CCCGCAGGCTCCACTGGGAGCACTGTGACCACCCCTCCCCCGCTTGTGCGGGGCACCCAGAACATTCCTTCCAGCAAGCCATCACTTCAG ACCTCTTCAACGCGAATGCCTGGTAGTGTCATCCCACcacccctggtccgtggtgggcaGCAGGTGTCCTCGAAGCTGGGACCGCAGGCGAGCTCACAGGTCGTCATGCCCCCACTCGTCAGgggggcccag cAAATCCACAACATCAGACAACATTCCAGCACGGGGCCACCGCCGCTCCTCCTGGCCCCTCGGGCATCTGTGCCCAATGTGCAAATTCAGGGGCAGAGGATCATCCAGCAGGGCCTTATCCGTGTCGCCAACGTCCCCAACACCAGTCTGCTCGTCAACATCCCACAG ccctccccagcctcactgAAAGGAACGACAGCCACCTCTGCTCAGGGCAACTCCACCTCCACCAGCGTGACCTCTGTGGTCACATCTGGTGATTCTCCAGCCAGTCGGCAGGCGGCCGCCAAGCTCGCACTGCGCAAACAGCTGGAGAAGACGCTGCTTGAAATCCCCCCTCCCAAGCCCCCTGCCCCAGAGATGAACTTCTTGCCCAGTGCAGCCAACAACGAATTCATCTACCTGGTTGGCCTGGAGGAAGTGGTACAGAACCTGCTGGAGACACAGG CGGGCAGGATGTCAGCTGCTGTTGTGCTGTCCCGGGAGCCCTACATGTGTGCACAGTGCAAGACAGACTTCACGTGCCGCTGGCGGGAGGAGAAGGGTGGTGCCATCATGTGTGAGAACTGCATGGCGTCCAACCAGAAGAAGGCGCTCAAGGTGGAGCACACGAGCAGGCTGAAGGCCGCCTTCGTGAAGGCGCTGCAGCAGGAGCAAGAGATCGAGCAGCGCCTTCTGCAGCAGGGCCCTGCTCCTGTGCAGGCCAAAGCTGAGCCCACCACTGCCCCGCACCCCGCTCTGAAGCAG GCCTCCAGCCAGCTGTCCCGGGGCTCGGCCACAGCACCCCGAGGTGTCCTGCACACGTTCAGCCAGTCCCCCAAACTGCAGAATTCAGCTTCAGCCACAGCCCTCGTCAGCAGGACTGGCAGACATTCCGAGAGAGCTGTTAGTTCTGGCAAGGGCAATGCCACCTCCAACTGGAAGAAGGCACCCCTGAGTACAG
- the GATAD2A gene encoding transcriptional repressor p66-alpha isoform X2 — MTEEACRTRSQKRALEQDPAEDDVESKKIKMERGSLASDLNTDGDMRVTPEPGGPAQGLLRGTEATAMGRGEEQAGDGPVDMRTSHSDMKSEKRAPSPDVIVLSDNEQPMSPRVNGLPKEALQETSTEALMKSSPEERERMIKQLKEELRLEEAKLVLLKKLRQSQIQKETTAQKPAGSTGSTVTTPPPLVRGTQNIPSSKPSLQTSSTRMPGSVIPPPLVRGGQQVSSKLGPQASSQVVMPPLVRGAQQIHNIRQHSSTGPPPLLLAPRASVPNVQIQGQRIIQQGLIRVANVPNTSLLVNIPQPSPASLKGTTATSAQGNSTSTSVTSVVTSGDSPASRQAAAKLALRKQLEKTLLEIPPPKPPAPEMNFLPSAANNEFIYLVGLEEVVQNLLETQAGRMSAAVVLSREPYMCAQCKTDFTCRWREEKGGAIMCENCMASNQKKALKVEHTSRLKAAFVKALQQEQEIEQRLLQQGPAPVQAKAEPTTAPHPALKQVIKPRRKLAFRSGEARDWSNGAVLQASSQLSRGSATAPRGVLHTFSQSPKLQNSASATALVSRTGRHSERAVSSGKGNATSNWKKAPLSTGGALAFVSPSLAVHKTSSSVDRQREYLLDMIPPRSIPQSATWK; from the exons ATGACTGAAGAAGCATGCCGGACACGGAGTCAGAAACGAGCACTTGAACAGGATCCAGCAGAGGACGATGTGgagagcaagaaaataaaaatggagagaggATCGTTGGCTTCAGATTTAAACACTGATGGAGACATGAGAGTGACgcctgagccaggaggcccaGCCCAAGGATTGCTGAGGGGGACCGAGGCGACGGCCATGGGCCGAGGTGAAGAGCAGGCAGGTGACGGGCCTGTGGACATGCGAACCTCACACAG TGACATGAAGTCTGAGAAGAGAGCCCCCTCGCCTGATGTGATTGTGCTCTCTGACAACGAGCAGCCCATGAGCCCGCGGGTGAATGGGCTTCCGAAGGAGGCCTTGCAGGAGACCAGCACTGAGGCCCTCATG AAAAGTAGTCCTGAAGAGCGAGAAAGGATGATTAAGCAGCTGAAAGAAGAATTACGGTTAGAAGAAGCAAAACTCGTTTTGTTGAAAAAGTTGCGGCAGAGTCAAATACAAAAGGAAACCACCGCCCAGAAG CCCGCAGGCTCCACTGGGAGCACTGTGACCACCCCTCCCCCGCTTGTGCGGGGCACCCAGAACATTCCTTCCAGCAAGCCATCACTTCAG ACCTCTTCAACGCGAATGCCTGGTAGTGTCATCCCACcacccctggtccgtggtgggcaGCAGGTGTCCTCGAAGCTGGGACCGCAGGCGAGCTCACAGGTCGTCATGCCCCCACTCGTCAGgggggcccag cAAATCCACAACATCAGACAACATTCCAGCACGGGGCCACCGCCGCTCCTCCTGGCCCCTCGGGCATCTGTGCCCAATGTGCAAATTCAGGGGCAGAGGATCATCCAGCAGGGCCTTATCCGTGTCGCCAACGTCCCCAACACCAGTCTGCTCGTCAACATCCCACAG ccctccccagcctcactgAAAGGAACGACAGCCACCTCTGCTCAGGGCAACTCCACCTCCACCAGCGTGACCTCTGTGGTCACATCTGGTGATTCTCCAGCCAGTCGGCAGGCGGCCGCCAAGCTCGCACTGCGCAAACAGCTGGAGAAGACGCTGCTTGAAATCCCCCCTCCCAAGCCCCCTGCCCCAGAGATGAACTTCTTGCCCAGTGCAGCCAACAACGAATTCATCTACCTGGTTGGCCTGGAGGAAGTGGTACAGAACCTGCTGGAGACACAGG CGGGCAGGATGTCAGCTGCTGTTGTGCTGTCCCGGGAGCCCTACATGTGTGCACAGTGCAAGACAGACTTCACGTGCCGCTGGCGGGAGGAGAAGGGTGGTGCCATCATGTGTGAGAACTGCATGGCGTCCAACCAGAAGAAGGCGCTCAAGGTGGAGCACACGAGCAGGCTGAAGGCCGCCTTCGTGAAGGCGCTGCAGCAGGAGCAAGAGATCGAGCAGCGCCTTCTGCAGCAGGGCCCTGCTCCTGTGCAGGCCAAAGCTGAGCCCACCACTGCCCCGCACCCCGCTCTGAAGCAG GTCATAAAACCCCGGCGTAAGTTGGCGTTCCGCTCAGGAGAGGCCCGCGACTGGAGTAACGGGGCTGTGCTACAG GCCTCCAGCCAGCTGTCCCGGGGCTCGGCCACAGCACCCCGAGGTGTCCTGCACACGTTCAGCCAGTCCCCCAAACTGCAGAATTCAGCTTCAGCCACAGCCCTCGTCAGCAGGACTGGCAGACATTCCGAGAGAGCTGTTAGTTCTGGCAAGGGCAATGCCACCTCCAACTGGAAGAAGGCACCCCTGAGTACAG